From Erwinia pyri, a single genomic window includes:
- a CDS encoding IscS subfamily cysteine desulfurase: MKVPIYLDYAATTPVDPRVAAKMMACLTLDGTFGNPASRSHRFGWQAEEAVDVARNQVADLIGADPREIVFTSGATESDNLAIKGAAHSLREKGNHIITSQTEHKAVLDTCIQLEREGFEVTYLAPQSNGVIDLQQLQAAMREETILVSIMQVNNETGVVQDVASIAELCQSRGIVFHIDATQSVGKLPVDVSTIPVDLLSFSAHKLYGPKGIGGLYVRRKPRIRLEAQIHGGGHERGMRSGTLPVHQIVGMGEAFRIAKEEMQGEMARLGELRLKLWQGLSAIEEVYLNGDLAAGAPNILNVSFNFVDGESLIMTLKDLALSSGSACTSASLEPSYVLRALGINDELAHSSLRFSLGRFTTEEEIDYAIQLVQKSISRLRALSPEWLAFKSSGRDSQDLAAHA; this comes from the coding sequence ATGAAAGTACCGATTTACCTCGATTATGCCGCCACAACCCCTGTCGATCCTCGCGTTGCCGCCAAAATGATGGCGTGCCTGACCCTGGATGGCACCTTCGGCAATCCCGCTTCCCGTTCTCACCGTTTTGGCTGGCAGGCTGAAGAAGCGGTGGATGTTGCCCGTAACCAGGTCGCCGATCTGATCGGGGCCGATCCACGCGAAATCGTCTTTACCTCCGGCGCAACCGAATCGGATAACCTCGCTATCAAAGGGGCCGCGCACAGCCTGCGGGAGAAGGGCAACCACATCATCACCAGCCAGACCGAGCATAAAGCGGTGCTGGACACCTGCATTCAGCTTGAGCGCGAAGGGTTTGAAGTGACTTACCTTGCACCACAGAGCAACGGCGTCATTGATCTGCAACAGCTACAAGCCGCGATGCGTGAAGAGACCATTCTGGTCTCTATTATGCAGGTGAATAATGAAACCGGCGTGGTGCAGGATGTGGCCAGCATCGCTGAGCTTTGCCAGTCGCGCGGGATCGTTTTTCATATTGATGCTACCCAAAGCGTCGGCAAATTGCCGGTAGATGTCAGCACGATCCCGGTCGATCTTCTCTCTTTCTCCGCGCATAAGCTCTATGGCCCAAAAGGGATCGGCGGATTATACGTGCGCCGTAAGCCACGTATCCGGCTTGAAGCGCAGATCCACGGTGGCGGGCACGAGCGCGGAATGCGATCGGGTACGCTGCCTGTGCATCAGATTGTGGGCATGGGCGAAGCTTTTCGTATTGCGAAAGAGGAGATGCAGGGCGAAATGGCCCGGCTGGGTGAACTTCGCCTCAAACTCTGGCAGGGTCTCTCAGCTATTGAGGAAGTCTATCTCAACGGCGATCTCGCTGCCGGTGCGCCAAATATCCTCAACGTCAGCTTTAATTTTGTGGATGGCGAATCGCTGATCATGACTCTTAAGGATCTCGCTCTCTCTTCAGGATCCGCCTGTACTTCAGCCAGCCTGGAGCCTTCTTACGTGCTGCGTGCGTTGGGTATTAACGATGAGCTGGCACACAGCTCGCTGCGTTTCTCCCTGGGGCGATTCACCACGGAAGAGGAGATCGATTATGCCATTCAGCTGGTGCAGAAATCGATTAGCCGCCTGCGGGCGCTCTCCCCCGAATGGCTGGCGTTCAAATCCTCCGGGCGGGACAGCCAGGATCTTGCTGCTCACGCCTGA
- the pepB gene encoding aminopeptidase PepB has product MTTTPMKITLSTAAADARWGEKATLTSNDSGMTIHLTGSDPLITIQRAARKIDAQGIRHVALDGEWDLEKSWAFWQGYRSPKGERTVEWAALNESDRAEFDRRMKVINWVRDTINLPAEDLSPSQLAQRAVDLLNEAGGEAVSYRITKGDDLRQQGYMGLHTVGRGSTRSPALLALDYNPTGDENAPVFACLVGKGITFDTGGYSLKPSGSMDSMKSDMGGAATLAGSLALAINRGLTKRVKLYLCCADNMVSGNAFRLGDIISYRNGKTVEVMNTDAEGRLVLADGLIDASEQNPELLIDAATLTGAAKTALGNDYHALFSFDDELAQSLLSSAGRENEPFWRLPLAEFHRSYLPSNFADLNNIAAPSHTAGASSAAAFLSHFVKNYQKGWLHIDCSATYRKGAVDQWSAGATGLGVRTVADMLLK; this is encoded by the coding sequence ATGACAACCACACCGATGAAAATAACACTGTCAACGGCAGCGGCAGACGCACGCTGGGGCGAAAAAGCGACCCTGACCAGCAATGACAGCGGAATGACCATTCATCTCACCGGCAGCGATCCCCTGATTACCATTCAGCGCGCAGCACGCAAAATTGATGCCCAGGGCATTCGCCACGTTGCCCTCGATGGCGAGTGGGATTTAGAAAAAAGCTGGGCCTTCTGGCAGGGCTATCGCAGCCCGAAAGGGGAGCGTACCGTTGAGTGGGCGGCGCTGAACGAGAGCGATCGCGCAGAATTTGACCGCCGGATGAAAGTCATCAACTGGGTGCGCGATACCATCAACCTGCCAGCGGAAGACCTCAGCCCTTCGCAGCTGGCGCAGCGGGCCGTGGATTTGCTGAATGAGGCGGGTGGTGAGGCGGTGAGCTATCGCATCACCAAAGGAGATGACCTGCGTCAGCAAGGCTATATGGGACTGCACACCGTAGGCCGGGGATCAACCCGCAGCCCGGCGCTGCTGGCGCTTGATTACAACCCTACAGGGGATGAAAACGCGCCCGTCTTCGCCTGCCTGGTCGGCAAGGGGATTACTTTTGATACCGGCGGTTACAGCCTGAAGCCCAGTGGCTCAATGGATTCCATGAAATCGGACATGGGTGGCGCAGCTACACTGGCAGGCTCGCTGGCGTTAGCCATCAACCGTGGTTTAACCAAACGCGTTAAGTTATACCTCTGCTGTGCCGACAACATGGTGAGCGGCAATGCGTTCCGCCTGGGCGATATCATCAGCTATCGCAATGGCAAAACCGTTGAAGTGATGAACACCGATGCAGAAGGGCGACTGGTGCTGGCCGACGGCCTGATTGATGCCAGTGAACAAAATCCTGAACTGCTGATCGACGCTGCGACCCTGACCGGCGCGGCTAAAACTGCGCTGGGTAATGACTATCACGCGCTGTTCAGCTTTGATGATGAGCTTGCGCAGTCGTTGCTGAGCAGTGCCGGGCGTGAAAATGAGCCATTCTGGCGCCTGCCGCTGGCTGAGTTCCATCGCAGCTACCTGCCTTCAAACTTTGCCGATCTGAATAATATTGCTGCACCATCCCATACGGCTGGCGCCAGCTCAGCGGCAGCATTTCTGTCGCATTTTGTGAAAAATTATCAGAAGGGCTGGCTGCACATCGACTGCTCCGCTACCTACCGTAAAGGCGCCGTTGACCAGTGGTCAGCTGGCGCAACGGGGCTGGGCGTACGTACCGTTGCGGATATGCTGCTGAAATAA
- the sseB gene encoding enhanced serine sensitivity protein SseB, producing MNESNQRLEEVLKLAATEPAHRPEFFTLLMEASVWVPGESPEQAQVTAESAVDLQHWEKDDGTSIIPFFTSVEALEQAVTEEQPFLVMPVRTLFEMTMGETLFLNPKLPAGKEFSPREITSLLGEGANALSQQTVLEGGTSLLLSEIAEPPAQMIDSLTQLFAKYKQVRRAYVAHIKESSEEKPNLLIGIEAESDIEAIIQAAGSVATDTVLEDEPVDICEVVENEKGISHFFTAHITPFYERKWGSFLREFKVKNIPS from the coding sequence ATGAACGAATCCAACCAGCGCCTTGAAGAGGTGCTTAAACTGGCGGCAACTGAACCCGCCCACCGGCCTGAGTTTTTCACTCTGCTAATGGAGGCCAGCGTCTGGGTGCCGGGTGAAAGCCCGGAACAGGCGCAGGTGACAGCAGAGAGTGCGGTTGATCTGCAGCACTGGGAAAAAGATGACGGCACCAGCATCATTCCTTTTTTCACCTCGGTAGAGGCTCTGGAACAGGCCGTGACGGAGGAGCAGCCGTTTCTGGTGATGCCGGTGCGCACGCTGTTTGAAATGACGATGGGAGAAACACTGTTTCTTAACCCAAAACTGCCCGCCGGCAAAGAGTTCTCTCCGCGGGAAATCACCAGTCTGTTAGGGGAGGGCGCTAATGCCCTGAGCCAGCAGACCGTACTGGAAGGCGGCACCTCACTGCTGTTGTCGGAAATTGCGGAACCGCCAGCCCAGATGATCGACTCCCTGACCCAGCTGTTTGCCAAATACAAGCAGGTACGCAGAGCCTATGTTGCCCATATCAAAGAGTCTTCTGAAGAGAAGCCGAACCTGCTGATAGGCATTGAAGCCGAGAGCGATATAGAGGCGATTATTCAGGCGGCAGGCAGCGTGGCAACGGATACGGTGTTAGAGGATGAGCCGGTCGATATTTGCGAAGTAGTGGAGAATGAGAAAGGCATCAGCCACTTTTTTACCGCACACATTACGCCGTTTTATGAGCGTAAATGGGGCAGTTTCCTGCGGGAATTCAAGGTAAAAAACATCCCTTCCTGA